AGGGCGTTTACTTGCAATACTGCGCCACCTGTCACGCGGTGGACGCGACCGGCAATGGTCCGATGGCCCCCGCGCTGGTTGTGCAACCGCCCGACCTGACAACGCTCGCGGAACAAAACGGCGGTGTTTTCCCGACCACCCGCGTGGTCTGGCGGATTGACGGGCGCGACCCGCTGGTCGCCCACGGATCGCCGATGCCGGTCTACGGCGACTTTTTCCAGG
This portion of the Octadecabacter sp. SW4 genome encodes:
- a CDS encoding c-type cytochrome, encoding MRHQIFAICAGLALATPGIAQDATQGQGVYLQYCATCHAVDATGNGPMAPALVVQPPDLTTLAEQNGGVFPTTRVVWRIDGRDPLVAHGSPMPVYGDFFQGDDTPLKAPSGQPIMTSRVIADLVAYLEGIQQ